Proteins found in one Gimesia chilikensis genomic segment:
- a CDS encoding SEFIR domain-containing protein, producing the protein MTEKESKELPPKLFISYSWTTPEHEDWVLRLATELCESGVDVLLDKWDLREGQDAFDFMEKMVKDPEISKVIMVTDKAYAEKADDRTGGVGTETQIISKEVYDKVSQKKFVAIIPSKDETGKPYLPVYYKSRIYIDLSEEDIYAKNFETLLRWIFDKPLHTKPEIGKAPSFLDKEPGISLGATALFRRTNDALKNDKSYKYGALNEYLDTFSTNLERFRIEQHEGEYDEALIENIKSFLPHRNEYIQLLSIIAQYSPNPEAIQLVHKFFEGLIRYYYPPKDGPGGGLVCRFDNFKFIVHELFLYTIAILVEHELFNLANLLLEEFYFVRDPRRSNADSLSHYSVIRKNLESLEYRKHRLKLNRISVHADLLKERCVGTGVDFNSIMQADFLLYIKTFARYSWWPETLVYASDHYGPFEIFARATSRRYFDKMKCLLGVESAAELSEQITKFLNEGGRFPNIRHTFPDPEALLGIERLASLP; encoded by the coding sequence ATGACAGAAAAAGAATCTAAAGAGTTGCCTCCAAAATTATTCATTTCTTATAGCTGGACCACCCCAGAACATGAAGACTGGGTACTCAGACTCGCAACGGAACTTTGTGAATCTGGTGTTGATGTACTTCTTGACAAATGGGATCTCCGTGAGGGACAGGATGCATTTGATTTTATGGAGAAAATGGTCAAGGACCCTGAAATCAGTAAAGTTATTATGGTCACAGATAAAGCATATGCTGAAAAAGCTGATGACAGAACAGGGGGCGTAGGCACTGAAACTCAAATTATATCCAAAGAGGTTTACGACAAAGTTTCTCAAAAGAAATTTGTGGCCATCATTCCAAGCAAGGATGAAACAGGAAAGCCTTATTTACCTGTTTATTACAAGTCAAGAATTTATATCGATCTGAGTGAAGAAGATATATATGCAAAAAATTTCGAAACATTACTTCGCTGGATATTTGATAAACCGCTTCATACAAAGCCTGAGATTGGTAAAGCACCTTCATTCCTAGATAAAGAACCTGGGATTTCACTAGGAGCAACCGCGTTATTTCGCAGGACAAACGATGCTCTAAAAAACGATAAGTCTTATAAGTATGGGGCACTGAATGAGTACTTGGATACTTTTTCTACAAACTTGGAAAGGTTTAGAATCGAACAACATGAGGGTGAATACGACGAAGCTCTTATTGAGAATATCAAAAGTTTTTTACCACATAGAAATGAATATATTCAACTGCTTTCGATCATCGCACAATACTCACCAAATCCAGAAGCAATACAACTAGTTCACAAGTTCTTTGAGGGCTTAATAAGATACTACTATCCTCCCAAAGACGGCCCTGGAGGAGGCTTGGTTTGCAGATTCGATAATTTCAAATTCATCGTACATGAGTTGTTTTTATATACGATTGCAATTTTGGTTGAACACGAACTTTTCAATTTGGCAAATCTACTTTTAGAAGAGTTTTATTTTGTAAGAGATCCACGACGGAGCAATGCCGATTCTCTGTCGCACTATTCTGTGATTCGAAAGAATCTTGAATCTCTCGAATACCGAAAGCATCGTTTAAAATTAAATAGAATTTCAGTCCATGCAGATTTGTTAAAAGAAAGGTGCGTTGGGACTGGGGTAGATTTTAATTCAATAATGCAAGCAGACTTTCTGTTGTACATTAAAACATTTGCCAGATATTCCTGGTGGCCAGAAACACTCGTTTATGCTTCAGATCATTATGGACCCTTTGAAATCTTCGCAAGAGCAACCTCAAGACGATATTTTGATAAGATGAAGTGCCTGCTTGGAGTGGAATCGGCAGCCGAACTGTCAGAGCAAATTACTAAATTTTTAAACGAGGGGGGGCGTTTCCCCAATATTAGACATACCTTTCCAGACCCTGAAGCTCTTTTGGGAATTGAAAGATTGGCTAGTTTGCCTTAG